Proteins from a genomic interval of Sparus aurata chromosome 21, fSpaAur1.1, whole genome shotgun sequence:
- the LOC115572426 gene encoding zinc finger BED domain-containing protein 1-like, which produces MVLAARLNEWTRLQCFGHRLHLAIENALKDDRVSRATALCRKLVGHFSHSWKKKAAVTEAQRELKLPEHNLITECPTRWGSKEMMIARVLEQAKAISQVLSGDRYARSLIPTWQDIDVLESIHKALHPLLEFTDALSGEEYVSISYLKPVLHLFATSVLAEDAEGTDLTKSIKTKVLAYLNNKYGDPNIQDLLDVACFLDPRFKIQYISTDNIPAIKTRLKTEMVDLAQRTYHRERRSRTETVQIPQSAQPLGEKAKRSLGSFFKTSAASPSLPVKLEDVAEAEVNNYLMIPAIDGEDDPLAWWRVHKISYPQLGTMARKYLCVPATSAPSERLFSTGGNIVTCTRSSSKPAKVNMLVFLAKNL; this is translated from the exons ATGGTGCTGGCTGCACGGCTTAATGAATGGACGAGGCTCCAGTGTTTTGGGCACAGATTACATCTTGCCATTG aaAATGCACTCAAGGATGACAGAGTGTCAAGGGCAACAGCACTGTGCAGGAAGCTGGTGGGGCACTTTTCCCACAGTTGGAAGAAGAAGGCAGCAGTAACAGAGGCACAGAGGGAGCTCAAACTCCCTGAGCACAACCTCATAACTGAGTGCCCAACAAGATGGGGATCTAAAGAAATGATGATTGCCAGAGTGCTTGAACAGGCCAAAGCCATTTCTCAGGTATTGTCTGGTGATCGATATGCACGCTCCCTCATCCCAACCTGGCAGGATATTGACGTGTTGGAGTCAATTCACAAGGCACTGCATCCTCTACTGGAATTTACTGATGCTCTTTCTGGAGAGGAGTATGTGAGCATCTCCTACCTCAAGCCAGTACTCCACCTTTTTGCCACATCAGTCCTGGCTGAAGATGCTGAGGGAACCGACCTGACTAAATCAATAAAAACCAAAGTCCTAGCATACCTCAATAACAAATATGGAGACCCAAACATCCAGGACCTTTTGGATGTTGCCTGTTTCCTGGACCCTAGGTTCAAAATTCAGTACATCAGTACTGACAACATCCCTGCTATCAAGACCCGACTGAAGACAGAGATGGTAGACTTAGCACAACGTACATATCATCGG GAGAGGAGGTCTCGTACTGAAACTGTTCAGATACCTCAAAGTGCACAGCCATTGGGGGAAAAGGCGAAGAGGTCTCTTGGCAGTTTTTTCAAGACCAGCGCAGCCTCTCCTTCTTTGCCTGTGAAACTTGAAGATGTCGCAGAGGCAGAGGTAAACAATTACCTGATGATTCCTGCCATCGATGGAGAAGATGATCCCTTGGCTTGGTGGAGGGTGCACAAGATCAGCTACCCACAGTTGGGCACCATGGCCCGCAAGTATCTTTGTGTACCTGCCACAAGCGCTCCCTCAGAGCGTCTTTTTAGCACAGGAGGGAATATTGTGACTTGCACTCGCTCATCCTCGAAGCCAGCAAAAGTCAATATGCTGGTTTTCTTAGCAAAAAACCTGTGA